AATGCCTGAAGCAGTATGCTGTCCAAGTTCGGCTATGGTAATGCCTCTTTCTGGAAAACTATCAAATGTACCTGTAAAACAATATCTGGACAATATTTTCTGTGATAATGTTTTAAGAAGAACATTGGGTATTGCAACACTCAATGCATTAAGCACAATCATATGGGAAAGCGAGGATTCAACATATATACCAATCATTGGCAGAGACGCTTTTGATGAAATAGATGTGACAAAATACAACAAGACCGTTGTTGTCGGTGCATTGATTCCAATGCTTAAAAAATTAATAGCCAATGATTGTGACTTTACAATTTTAGAACAGGATTCACGTACATTGAAAGACCATGAACTTAAGTTTTATGCACCTGCAGAAGATGCATACAAATATGTTCCAGATGCAGATTTGCTGGTAATTACAGGCGTTACTGTTTTGAATGGCACTTTATCAGAACTTC
This window of the Methanobrevibacter sp. genome carries:
- a CDS encoding DUF364 domain-containing protein, producing MDDLLKDTVDIVVNRLGSKLDNITVERAVFGLFFSGVKLSTGHGGLCFTPVKEMPEAVCCPSSAMVMPLSGKLSNVPVKQYLDNIFCDNVLRRTLGIATLNALSTIIWESEDSTYIPIIGRDAFDEIDVTKYNKTVVVGALIPMLKKLIANDCDFTILEQDSRTLKDHELKFYAPAEDAYKYVPDADLLVITGVTVLNGTLSELLEMAKPEAEILVTGPTASMIPDVFFEKGVTMTGGIIVTNADELLDIISEAGSGYHFFGQSAERAIIKK